The window CGTTGAACTTCTTGAAGTCATCCACGTCCAGGAAAAGCAGGGAGAGCGTCCGTCCGTACCGTTTTGCGCGCTCGACCTCCGAGTTCAACCGGTAGAAGAAGTACCTCCGGTTGTACAGGTCGGTCAGAGCGTCCTTGACCACCATCTCCCTCAGCTTGGCCTCCCGTTCCCAAACCGTCTCCATCATGAACGCCCCGACGAAGGCCACGCAGAGGTTGGTGATCGAAACCCACCCCCATTTGATCACCTCATAGGAGTAGTTTTGCTGGAGGGATGGGTTTTCGAAGGGCATCGCCAGCGGCGGGATGACCCCGTAATGCTCGAAGGAGAGGAGCACCCCATATGCGATCGCTCCCCCCATCGCGACCGCGTAGATGTCCGACTTCTTGTCCATGATCAGCGCGCCCTCGAGCGTGAGGACCAGGTACATCGTCCAGAACCAGGAAACCGCACCGCCGCTGAAGTGCACAACCACCGTGATCAGGACCAGGTCGAAAAGAAGCTGGATCTGGTTCAGGGAACGGATCTGGCTGATCCAGCGGTAGGTGATTTGGAACAGGGCGTTGTAGGTCGCCACGAACAGGACCGCGATGAGAGGAAAGATCACGTGAACGGTGGTCAGGGGCTCGAGATCCGCGCTCTTGTCCCGGAAGAAGAACGAG is drawn from Candidatus Deferrimicrobiaceae bacterium and contains these coding sequences:
- a CDS encoding GGDEF domain-containing protein; its protein translation is MTFFSGDAPTTEELELFHEHRKRVGLVITARWILLGALTTYGVIASFFFRDKSADLEPLTTVHVIFPLIAVLFVATYNALFQITYRWISQIRSLNQIQLLFDLVLITVVVHFSGGAVSWFWTMYLVLTLEGALIMDKKSDIYAVAMGGAIAYGVLLSFEHYGVIPPLAMPFENPSLQQNYSYEVIKWGWVSITNLCVAFVGAFMMETVWEREAKLREMVVKDALTDLYNRRYFFYRLNSEVERAKRYGRTLSLLFLDVDDFKKFNDSHGHLVGDDLLRSLARILRANIRRSDEKPSYEVDIACRYGGEEFVIILPEAVASQGVVAAERLRNRIEADGAAAVAERIREHVEKAGWEEMHVTVSIGVASFPEHGDDLEALIKAADDALYLAKRGGKNQVVISKNVRPKAPSPKERDG